One segment of Geomonas ferrireducens DNA contains the following:
- the mobA gene encoding molybdenum cofactor guanylyltransferase: MRSKALAGHIPFPDVTGVILAGGLSSRMGSNKALLPYRDGLLIEIIYRQLASLFGEIIIAANDPATYGFVGGRVVTDRYPGAGALAGLHAALAGSRTPYIFAVACDMPSLNLALIREQVALRHRADVVIPEGDKGVEPLHATYSTACLPHIEAALNESHCRLVSFFPRVQVLRLSPAWVAAFDPCFTCFRNVNTPAEYHTLRRTARPEPLTTGLSVEATP, translated from the coding sequence GTGAGAAGCAAGGCGCTTGCGGGGCATATCCCCTTTCCCGACGTGACCGGCGTCATCCTGGCGGGCGGACTCTCCAGTCGTATGGGAAGCAACAAGGCACTGCTGCCGTATCGCGACGGACTTCTCATCGAGATCATCTACCGTCAGCTCGCATCGCTTTTCGGCGAGATCATCATCGCGGCGAACGATCCGGCGACCTACGGCTTCGTCGGGGGGCGGGTGGTAACCGACCGCTATCCCGGCGCCGGTGCTCTTGCCGGGCTCCATGCCGCCCTTGCCGGAAGCCGCACCCCGTACATATTCGCCGTCGCCTGCGACATGCCCTCCTTGAACCTCGCCCTGATCCGCGAGCAGGTCGCCCTGCGCCACCGCGCCGACGTCGTGATTCCGGAAGGAGACAAGGGGGTGGAGCCGCTGCACGCAACCTACTCGACGGCCTGTCTGCCGCACATCGAGGCCGCGCTCAATGAGAGCCACTGCCGTTTGGTCTCCTTCTTTCCGCGGGTGCAGGTGCTTCGCCTCTCTCCCGCCTGGGTTGCCGCGTTTGACCCGTGCTTCACCTGCTTTCGCAACGTCAATACCCCCGCCGAATACCATACCCTGCGCCGAACCGCTCGGCCCGAACCGCTCACGACGGGACTTTCCGTTGAAGCGACGCCATAG
- a CDS encoding entericidin A/B family lipoprotein yields MKRRIAAAVVVVMASMWALAGCHTVKGVGEDMQSGGKAIENSSGR; encoded by the coding sequence ATGAAACGTCGAATTGCTGCTGCAGTGGTCGTTGTCATGGCATCCATGTGGGCTCTGGCTGGCTGTCACACCGTGAAGGGCGTCGGTGAAGACATGCAAAGCGGAGGAAAGGCAATAGAGAATTCATCGGGGCGGTGA